GCCAAGGTGATCAATTTGGTATTTGGTGGGTACCCAAAGGGCCATGGGCTGCCCCAAGAAGGCGTACTTGCACCAATCCTGATGAACATATATCTTGACAGTTTTGACCATGAGGTGTTCAGGATTTGCTTGAAACATGAAGGCCTTGGTTCAGAGGCAACAAACGTTTCAGAAGACCATGGGTCAAATTTGCGTCGCTGGTTTCGGAGCCAACTGAAGGGGAGAGATGAAAATAGTGAAGAACAAACAGATTGTCAGACAAAGATAAAGCTATATGCTTGTAGATATATGGATGAGATTTTTGTTGCAGTTTCTGGATCCAGAGATGTTGCAGAAGATTTGAAATCTGAAATTGTTGCTTACTTAAGCAAATCACTTTACTTGGAAGTTGATAATAGGTTGCGTCTGATGCCAGTCAAAAGGAATTTGCGGGGATTACAGTTTTGCGGTGTTGTGGTCAGAGCCGAAACAAAGGAAAACGCCAAACTGAAAGCTGTGCATAAACTGAAGGAGAAGATTGGTTTGTTTGCTTCTCAGAAGCAAGAGATTTGGGACGCTATGAATCTTAGAGTAGGAAAGAAGTGGTTGGCATATGGTTTGAGAAGAATAAAAGAGAGTGAGATCAAGCCACTTGGCCTTAGCACCCCATTACTCGATCACATTGCACAATATAGGAAAGACGGCATGAAGACAGATCACTGGTTCAAAACTTTATTAAAGGTATGGATGCAGGATGTCAATGCCAAGAAAGAGCTAAATGAGGATGTTCTCCTATCTAAATACATTGCTGAACCAGCACTTGCACAAGACCTTAGGTATGCATTCTACAACTTTCAGAAGCAAGCTAAAGATTACATCTCATCAGAAACTGCTGCTACTGAGGCATTGTTGTCCAGTTTAAAGAGCGAGGAATCAATTAGTACCTGCACTGATGGTGGTATCATTAAAATTCATGCTCCTCTTAGCTATATTCAGAAGTGCCTTCATCGCTATGGTCTAATTAATCTCAAAGGTTTCCCTAGGCATGTTTCAGCCCTTGTCTTGCAAGATGATGAGTTAATAGTAAGTTGGTTTGCAGGAATAATTCATCGTTGGATAAGATGGTTTTCTGAGGTTGACAATTATAAAGAACTTCAGCTTATGTTTGTTGAATGTGTCAGAAAATCCTGCATCAGGACATTATCTGCAAAGTATCGGATGTATGAAAAATTGACCGAAAAGCGGTTTGAACTTGATGATCATGGCATTCCAAGGGTTGAGGATTTTGAGGCAATAATTAAACCTTTAGAATCTAGTTATTCTTTGGCTTCCACTGATGAAGCTTTGATGTATGGCATTTCTAGTAGTGGTTTATTTGTGCTAACACTGTCAAGGGTTAGAGTCCCTACTCGACAATTCAACTGCTTTGTCATGGGCTGCCAATCTGCATCACCAAGTATGTATGTGCTTCATGTGAAGGAGAAACAACATTTTCCTGGATGGAGGACAGGTTTCTCGTCATCAATTCATGGGAGTTTGGATGGTAAACGAATTGGATTGTGCACCCAGCATGTTAAAGATCTATATCTGGGACACATCTCCCTTCAATCAGTTGATTTTGGTTCCCTGCTCAGATGACTTGAAGATGATACCTGTGGTTTTCTAATAGTCAGGGGCTTTCTACTGACTCACAGAGCAGTAGGTTCAGTGCTTGTAAACCAATACATGGTTGTTGCTAATCGTAGTATCATTTGGTGAGAGATAACTTACCTGGTATGCTTGTGGACTACTTCAAATTGAAAATGAGCCTACAATTTGAAGCGGCTCCTTTTCGGTGAGTGGTTCAGACTTACAGAATTCAGTTTTAGTTGGTAATTCTTCAACTTTATAAAATGCGCGTAGCACTAGGCGAACCGTGGGGTGGCGCCTAAGCACTGCATAGCTAGGCTAGATGGTGATTAGGTGGTAGGCATTGCTAGATAAGCTAGATGGCTGCTAAACTTTACTCTAATCATAGCATTTCTAAAATTTGTGCAAATTTGTTGCACTTATTTTAGACAAAATAATTTGTTAGTTTTAAATCTCTTTTCTCTCAAAGAAAATAGAAACGGCTCTAGTGCATTCATGTGTGGCGGAACGTAAAATTGCTTTGAGCGCTTCTGGTGCTTTCTGGTTGTTGTGATGGGCACTTTGTATGTCAAACTTTTACCATCTCTTATCATACCACCAGGAAACCAATCAATTTATGGACAATTACTTTTGAGAAAGTTCTGCTGCTCTCCGGTATATACATATGTGACTGCTAAAACTCAAGTTTGTTTGACAGACTTGCATTGGATTCCCTGCTGGATTGGCTCACTGATTGTAACTTGTATTCAGAGTTGTTTTGCGATAAGCTCCTAACTGAATCAGGCAGCAAACTGTGTAATGATGGACAATAGAACTGATGTAAAACGTGGATTGGTTTGATCTGATCCAATGAGAACCTGATTTGGAGAAGTGCACAATGCACTCAGGTTCACAAGATGCGGTTGCAAACACatgttgcatacttgcatttcCGGTCGGCAATATACTTGGCAAAGGTAGCTTTCTTCTGAATCATTGTTTTCTTCATGCATGCTTCTTTATTTAGCCTGTCCTCTAAATCATGAGTTAGTTACTTCTTATACTATATATGTCACGTGTGATCTCTTCATAAGATGGTTACTTCGTGGGCGTGACTATGCCATTTTATCTCTGAATGTTGTCTTTCAAGAGGGCACACTggattttttatataaaaaagtgAAAAGACACACCGTGGATTAGCATGAATGGGGGCATATTATTCCTTACAACACAATAGAAAGGGAAACAGCAGTAGACCATACTGGATCACCACCAGAGCATTAATAACTTAGGTTAAAAGACTAGGATTTGGCATAAGTGCCTTGCCCTTTCTTAATTATAAACAGGTCTCCTCTTATGGGGAGAGGCATGGTAATCCTTGTTAAGAAATTTCAGAACTTCATCACTGGCCTCTAGCATTTTCTCTTTTGAATCCTCATTAATTCTATATAATGTGCTGCGAACGATGGAATCCTTCAGCTCTTGTTTGGACCCTGCCTTTGAGTTCCTGGAAGAATGCTTGGAATGCAATGTTCTGATATGTTGAGTATTTGGAATGTTGAGTGCTATCACTGATGTGCTTCCTTCTAGTTTTACTCTTTTCGTGGATGATCCTGCCTGAATCCTGGAGCTACTACTATCCTGAGATATTTTACTAGGAAATTAGTATCGGACCATAATCCACTAATCAAGGAAAAACAGGGAAAATAAAATCTGGATGGATTGTCATTGCCATGATGGCTCTCTGGGACAGATTGTCTATATTTGGACAGTGGTTCCTAGAAAATATCTTTCTGCTATAAAGCTGTATTCATGAATTTCAAAGTTGAGATTATGATGTAATACCTCAAAATTACTTTGGTATTTTACTATCTGACAATATTGTGTAGAGTTTTGTTCTATCTGACATGTTCATGCTCATGTCCATATATTGCTGGAAAGAATACTCCGATACCAGCAAATGTGGAAGTATGAAATTGCATTTTTGTTTAAATTTCATGTAACTACtataaaatataaatttatGCTAGCTTTTGACCAAGAAAACATGTATATATAGGATGttgggaaggaggaagaaatcaCCTTAAGGTTTGAAGGCGCACTTGAATTAGTTGAGTAATTCTTAATTTCTCCTGCATTAAGAATGTAACAATATTCAAACTGAACAGAAAATGTTGATGTAGGATTTCCttgttttatttgtttatttggtATAGAAATATTATTTCTTTGCAAAGCTTGTAACAGCTAGAAAATTGAAAATTACTAGTATATCTTGAATAAAATGGTGCATAAATGCTGACCTTTTCCCAAAAGGAGCATAAACTTCATTATCATGacataaggaaaaagacaacaaATTATTGTTTTATCATAACTAAACACGTGTATCTAACAAGGAAAGCCATATTTGACATATATGATGGCAAACCAGaagagaaatgaaaaaaaagctAGTTATAGTTACTTGGCTGTACCCTATCTACTTCTAGTTGTTCTTGGGAGGGTGTTTCCGGGGTGAACGGTAATCAGCAGTGAAGGGAATGTGTCCATCAAAGTAAACCTTTGGTGGAGGTTTTCTACTTGTAAAATAACAGTTCACACTCAAATCCTTCCCTCCTCCGTGCCCGCATTTTCCAACAGAATGTTTTGCACCTGAGCTTGTTTTGCTTCCAGAATTCTGTGCATCCTTCTGCTTCAGGCTGTGTCTCCAAAAGCCAGCTTTCGTCCTGTCAATACATTGCTTCTAACTTCCTCGTGTGTGCTGGTTTTGTCGACACTAAGTTCCTGGATTTGACACATCATTAGTTACTGTATTCAGGGATGAGTCCTGGCTAGAGGCTACAAGATTCTATAACTTCACAGTGCTTACGATTCTTACCAGCTTGATTTCTGCTCCGCTCTTGCTGCCAGTTACCATCAGCAATTCTGAGAACAGGCAGTAGGTGTGTCAGTTTGTCAAACATCTGTACTTACACCGAGAATGGAATGAGCTGGGAGGAAAAAACTTGGCTCGAGTAAGCAAACACAAAAAGGAGAAGTGTTGATATCTACCTCTATGTGCAATGGTGACGAAGGGGCCGAGGGTGGCCGAGAGGATGGCCAGCCCGAGCAAGAAGCTTATACAGTTTAACGGCTGCATAACTAACTGTCTAGCCCTGCTTTTAGGTATGTCTGTCTTGTAACTAAGAGAAAGGGAAGGAGAAAAGGAAGGTTAGATTTATAGGGTTGCAGAGACATGAGCCCTCCATTGGTCAAAGTAGAGTTGCAATATCTCCTGTCCATAGAATGCTGCACCTGTACTTTTCATCCATACAATAATCTGTGGCCTCAGCATTTTCTTATTGGCTTGAGTATATTCATGAGCTTGGAACTACTCAAAGTTTGTCCATTGCCATTTGCCAAGCAGCAGTTTCCAAGGATCTAATGCATTGTAAAAGTGCTCCAAGGATCGGCAAATTGCTTGGGATAGAAGATTTGGAGTGCCTTGGGCCCTCTGCCCGCAGTGCTGCTGCCAATGCATGcagtgaggaagaagaggcaaAAATTAGTGGCCAACTAGAAAGTTTTCCGGTGACCAAGGCCGGAACCTAGAGTTTCACCTCCCTTTGATCTTAAGTAATGCTCTTGGTGCCCCCATATGTACCTTAAACCGTATTGATTCATCAGACTCCTAGGTGGTAGCCTAAAATTTAACTGGTGGTAAATTGGTGGGCGTGAACCAGACGCCCTCGGCATGCAAGGGCACGCCTTGTGTTCGACAATGACCGCCACTGTCAGTAGGATTGAATTAGGGggacttttttgaaaaatgaaTTAGGGGGACTTGGGAGAGTGAACGCATGGAGAATCATCTTCATTTTCAGCTGGTTGAATTTGCTCCGCTTCTTAGAAGTTAGCACATGACTTGAGCGTAAACTAACAAGACGGTTTTTCCTCTTTTCAGGTGTTGGCCATGACAAGTGGCCGCGAAAAGCATGAGCAGGATGCCAGCTCGAGCTTCGGTTCCGCTGCTTGGCAGCTTGGGCGCATGAGCTGGGGAACACAGGTCCTAGGCCTCTCTGCGCCTGGTGTGAAGATTCATACAAATGGTACTGTACCTGAAATGGTACTCTCTCAGACAGTCAACACGGTCTTCCGAGACTCAAGTCGTACCAGCTGCGTGGCCCATGCCTCGGCTTTGCGGTTCGCCTGTTTCGCGCATCTGAAGTGAAATGATTCAGAGCTGGCCAGGCCGAGGCCATCCGAACTCGGATGTTGGGCGATTTGCTTGTCATGCTGTGTTTGTGATAGAATCATTGAACTGAAGAAATCTCTGTTTTCCTTCTAGGCACTGTGATGTGAAGAGCTCTAAGTTTGGGCCCTTCACGGAGATACATAAACTGTTGTAGATTTGAAGTTTCCAGTAATAGAAGTTTCTGAATCATTAGTAAGAAGGATGGACGCAGATTTGCTCTGCAGTCTGTTTGGATCCGTGTGCCGGAGGTGATGCTTGCGTACAAGAGCGACCCGGCAACTGCATGATGTAGCCAGAAAGCAGAACTCTTGCAATACAATACAATGGAGAccatcatattttcatatgCAAGGGCTGTACTCAGTAACTGTCTAACTGAACATACACTGGTTGTTACTGAATGCATCAAACGAAGGCATGGCAGTCTGACACACCCCGACGAAActgtgagaaaaaaaaaatcgacaGAGTGAGAGAGCAACCGTCGCCATCTCGCAGAGCGTCAACGGAGCAACGTGCCATAGCGCCGCCAGCGTGAACAGCGTTTGGACGCGCCGGTGGTCGGCTACGGGGTCCGATCCGGCTGGGCCCCAGCCGGAGTCCGGGCAGCTGTGAGGGAACCGATGAAGAAGCATCGGGTGGCGCAGCGGGCGAACGTGCGCCGGGGACCTCGGGCTCCGGCGGGCGCATCATCATTTGCATTCATTTGCTTACTGGGGTGTGGGGAGGAGCACGAGGGCGTGCGAGGTCCGATTCCCGTCTCCCCGCGCTCCGATCGTGGCTCCAGCAGCCGGCGACACATTTTCCTCCTCGCGGCAGCCGGCGGCTCGGATCGAGGGTTGTACGAGTGACTTTCAAGTTTTTGTTGGGCACAGATCCTATTCCTAGTACAGCTTCCTACTATCCATCCCTACGTGTCCGTATCACACTCACaaacagattttttttcttcttccccgaGCGAAAAACTGCAGCAGGTCAGGCGCTGTTCAGCCCAGTTGCATTCGGCCTATAAAGCTCGACCATGACCAGCCCAAATTAAGAGGCTGGGTAAGCTAGTTGGGCCGAATGGATGAGCAAACTGGCTAGgcgggcaggcaggcagcccGTTGTTGGCCATGGCGGCAGGCAGGCTGCCACCCCACGTGGGTCGCGGCCGTCCCAGGCTCCCAGTCCCACCGACACTAATATGGTTGATAAACTTGCTAGAAACACAGCGGATCCCTCGGATCAGATAAAAAACAGTGATGAGAGTAAAGGTGGAAGGTAATCTTTCATTCATGGTCAGTTTTCCAAGTCTTCACTACATCATACATGTCAGCGTGATCCCTGCGCAGCTTGCTTACCATGGTACGGTAGTACATGATGCAAAGCAGTAACAGAAAACCACGCTCTTTCAGGTCAGGATAGTGTAATTGACCACGCAGGGAAAACAAAACTCCCAATTGAAGTTCGATAAAGTTCTATGAACGCCGTTTCTGTTTAACAGAAATAAAAAGTGCAATAGTACAAAATATTTACAGTTACGCAAAAGGAGTGCCCCCCATGGCCTTGGGCTTTTCTTCGAACTTTTTCACCATCAGTTAGGAAGTGAATGGCTTCCAAAAACCTTTCAAGAAACAATTCagggaaaacaaaaaaagaatacaAACCCTCATTCAAACCAATATGCCTTTTCCAGTCACGCTAAAGACACCAAGTGAATAAAagtatacaaaatgtaatacaTACAGATGACTACCAGGTACTAACCTTCCCTTACTTTCAGCTCCCAGAAGCTGCAGTGAAACAGTCAATATTGCACAATTTGACTGATCTCATCATCCCTCCAAATCTGCCACATCAAGGCGTTGCAAGAGTCAAGAGGGCATAAAACAGAACAGCTCTTGGGACAGAAATCCACaataaaacataaaacagaatgCATAGAAGCGTATGGACAAACCGGTCAATGCTTTTCCGTGGCCTGTCAGGTTGATCCATGCTAGCCCGTGGTTTGTCAAGTTGATCCACGCTTTTTCTGCTTTTATCTCTCCGGTCTATGCTGCCCCTAGGTTTCTCCCGTCGATCCGTGCTTGGTCTATGGTCAATGCTTGACCTCGGTTTGTCCCTAATATCTGTGCTTCTCCTTGAGCTCTCCGTGCCTTCGGATCCTGTTTCACTAGGATCTGAGGGACCTGAACTCTCCAGAGATTCATCTTTCACTGGTGGTGATTTCTCTATCGCTGTGACAAACTTTTTCAGGTGTTTAATGTATTCTGGATATAGCTCCAAATTACAATGGTTTCCCCCTTTGACCCACAGAGGCTCATACTTCACTTTAGATAGCTCCCACAGTGTCCTCCCATGAGAACAGTCAACAACCTCATCAGCTGTACCCTGCACATGAGATACGTTTAGTGCCTTTAagtggtaaaaagaaaaaatttatGTAGCCAATCGGCAGAACATCTTGTAACACAGTAATTGGACCAACTATTCTTcctaaaatgaaaaagaaaaattgccTTCTAAATGGCATTAACAATCACATAAGCACAAGGAC
Above is a genomic segment from Setaria viridis chromosome 4, Setaria_viridis_v4.0, whole genome shotgun sequence containing:
- the LOC117853191 gene encoding nuclear intron maturase 4, mitochondrial — translated: MSFLAFGRGRLLRELSNRRPPPPQRRGVHAAFVRRFSAHHFPLDGVEDAAEQAVQPPLPSSPPVSLAKSLASLAEESAEAVQRQRKPLMRMERRRLAELRIKKRVKAQYLNGRFYDLMRKVVATVETLEDAYDIIRLNSNVDLASAKDDACFVTLAEQLRSGEFDVRANAFSVVAKRRGEGCLVLPRLNLKVVQEAIRVVLEVVYRPQFSKISHGCRSGRGYHSALRFISDEIGIPDWCFTVPLHKEVDSNVNSKLISLIQEKIEDTQLIAFMQNMFDAKVINLVFGGYPKGHGLPQEGVLAPILMNIYLDSFDHEVFRICLKHEGLGSEATNVSEDHGSNLRRWFRSQLKGRDENSEEQTDCQTKIKLYACRYMDEIFVAVSGSRDVAEDLKSEIVAYLSKSLYLEVDNRLRLMPVKRNLRGLQFCGVVVRAETKENAKLKAVHKLKEKIGLFASQKQEIWDAMNLRVGKKWLAYGLRRIKESEIKPLGLSTPLLDHIAQYRKDGMKTDHWFKTLLKVWMQDVNAKKELNEDVLLSKYIAEPALAQDLRYAFYNFQKQAKDYISSETAATEALLSSLKSEESISTCTDGGIIKIHAPLSYIQKCLHRYGLINLKGFPRHVSALVLQDDELIVSWFAGIIHRWIRWFSEVDNYKELQLMFVECVRKSCIRTLSAKYRMYEKLTEKRFELDDHGIPRVEDFEAIIKPLESSYSLASTDEALMYGISSSGLFVLTLSRVRVPTRQFNCFVMGCQSASPSMYVLHVKEKQHFPGWRTGFSSSIHGSLDGKRIGLCTQHVKDLYLGHISLQSVDFGSLLR